A single window of Osmia bicornis bicornis chromosome 14, iOsmBic2.1, whole genome shotgun sequence DNA harbors:
- the LOC114879531 gene encoding receptor-type tyrosine-protein phosphatase T-like isoform X2, protein MRASVVLIFAIQVSVVFAKLTVLRGKEVTRRYTQSNRKLLCLSEDDGAGLIWNSNLNWSYSYYEFSDRGGNTDFQLLNEYRKGEIDCDFNSHDDCMSAWRSDWSLTNSKRTPMGPAFDRRWEGFREHNNFGTLNQYRLVDKLERSGAFVMSIRGSMDAYMLLCDDEDYETNFCYWIIIGGWNNTRSVIRKCAKGVPPPMTFPIEPTCAKIRSSYYSEILSPTEWRTFILVWNENTRSISLYDDTKLLMMYTDNEEQRNRTVIHPNYNIFLASSKTMLFRFHIYTFLHTTSPAATLISPEMDLTSRNICIQMMVGLCKKCQMEIVLIDSENEEKGESLDTIKASARIAADGSTLELAMWQYVQIKRTISSYIGKRGRIKLISDLEQRASSPLWAVADIRTCPPVGTLRYGRIEATQDYADGAYFWPNVTCQKLFYKENVVVNSALDARFDSDFDPQCVDYMVGPYCSINCFYQLEQDTDCRGTVICDQNGCTCPPGFVGKNCRSSCDVGQYGHGCKQTCGWCKGNNCNFKTGHCKSGCNNSKRYNIPPFCKIGIDVLPPPDIDFLNETVVRAIVPVMEQYKLIPTTYRFIVQKEGETDTRFIGDYTEIGNDTIQLIGYTDDLEPGVSYQISCILYTNDPVSIPGKWTNFTTRCTSTNDFQVKTTNTSLTLRKDQKAVPNSCPDRWYDFIFQNVETQVQINKGSLFKLPHEFGNLTPYTLYKITISKGKAVLFSREIQTLEGVPSQVRNIKKLLFPNGDVTLKWDPPRNLNGMITKYEAVFQIQRYIGCENRQVQPRKNNTISTSTAFTSITFSNLTPYTHYVAKIAACTSYCGLEEIIEFSTPQTEIPTEKFTNLRVQNYTLMWDPPKDCTTISGPIIAKAIVKGVSNAVLNVSIAKQTTKHLIDLNDELYGAETYEARIYAIRDYHEQHDESLYEKLVFTTPSKTPPPVRNLQIFEIDALFGMMHLRWQEPEPPINGKIEYYVVRSCHSTCTVVSKVQPTEQCSLWNKYICATVEISHQRQFTSFVTVSAKNVNVSTLSVASSVPINRDEIRPDAPKIITASALGNGIVNFTWSHPWRSGGHLVSFRIIVEIISSRLRIKIQRSQMLSSHEYSIDDYRSQYYKELHLLSSTTYKISIYAVTNTGLFGATEVTEVQTPSSMGFKKNSSSEVHQTSSTISLHIPAVLNDTRNSLTTVVVQGPRACEHYEKLNPYLSKKVGIEYYENVWRIYRFSTEKFAGKTFTIDYEPNEGAANCPLKPEESYVIVIIVQSEEESLDDQIITQTSSIRISDASKRHEAWLVPITIILLVKAVLFYLYRRRKRRRSLQKVILRGEMALAYNNDNLEVKSLSSSSKQPFTAMSTPSDKELLSRSNTPQEDTAVFVNDANQREERSSLVKVKDFEDYVKQAIQSGLLETQYKTLRRGQTRPWDYGKLPENKSKNRYGDLIAYDENRVILNKLPDDPFSDYINASYIKGYKTEKCYIATQGPKPNTVIDFWRMIWQEEVLVICMLANITEGGKVKCEQYWPDIGKKKKYGEIIVFNARHTVFADFTFRTLHVSCGDEARKIEHLHYTTWPDHGVPLSTHSVATYLKKVLATPTGSGPMVVHCSAGAGRTGTIILCDICLRRIAVEGAIDVFAEVESIRSQRANMVDNIQQYRLAHLTLVECLFSISTSLPCDEHLPARIVELKKQLDVQRECLEKMTWQEQALRPSTSRVSLSERNLAKNRYPELSSANFSRVYLKRYPATDEDSDYIAAVYVDGVRLQNQHLATQLPLPGTLSDFWRMVAEYKVELIVLLQPPDPKDTTCCPVVPSEEFKPVPFINVRSKEFIEYESYTSQKLVLINNLEKPVTEQHITILCSTEWRSGRDQDPPATRMLVTLWQAAEKISRGGGPTAVLCHDGVTGCGLYLALSFLLERMAVERECDVCLAIRAIRRSRPDFVKSLKQMEYLYDAAITYLEYFETYANFS, encoded by the exons atgAGAGCATCGGTGGTGCTGATTTTCGCGATACAAGTTTCTGTCGTTTTTGCAAAGCTGACTGTTTTAAGAGGAAAGGAGGTTACAAGAAGATACACTCAGAGCAACAGAAAATTGTTGTGTCTATCGGAAGACGATGGCGCAGGTTTGATATGGAACAGCAATTTAAACTGGTCGTACAGCTATTATGAATTTTCAGACAGGGGTGGGAATACAG ACTTTCAGCTATTAAACGAGTATCGGAAAGGAGAGATAGACTGCGATTTTAATTCCCACGATGATTGCATGTCGGCATGGCGTAGTGACTGGAGTTTGACAAATTCCAAACGAACACCCATGGGGCCTGCGTTTGATCGTCGATGGGAAG GCTTTAGAGAGCACAATAATTTCGGCACATTGAACCAATACCGACTAGTTGATAAATTAGAACGATCAGGAGCTTTCGTGATGTCGATTCGTGGATCCATGGATGCCTATATGCTCTTGTGCGACGACGAGGATTACGAAACTAATTTTTGTTATTGGATTATCATCGGTGGCTGGAACAACACTAGATCTGTGATACGAAAGTGTGCCAAAGGTGTACCACCTCCGATGACGTTTCCAATCGAGCCTACCTGTGCTAAGATCAGGAGTTCCTACTAT TCTGAAATACTCTCCCCAACTGAGTGGAGAACGTTCATCCTCGTATGGAACGAGAACACCAGAAGCATATCACTTTACGATGATACAAAACTTCTAATGATGTATACAGACAACGAAGAACAACGAAATCGAACAGTAATACATCCCAATTACAACATCTTTCTAGCAAGTTCTAAGACGATGCTTTTTCGCTTTCACATAT ACACTTTCCTGCACACAACTTCCCCAGCGGCAACATTAATCAGTCCTGAGATGGACCTAACCAGCAGAAACATTTGCATACAAATGATGGTTGGTCTGTGCAAAAAATGTCAGATGGAAATAGTGTTAATTGATTCGGAGAACGAAGAAAAGGGAGAAAGTTTAGATACGATAAAAGCATCAGCAAGAATCGCTGCTGATGGGTCAACTTTGGAATTGGCCATGTGGCAATACGTTCAGATCAAGAGAACAATATCCTCGTACATTGggaaaagaggaagaatcaAATTGATCTCAGATCTCGAACAAAGAGCTTCAAGTCCATTGTGGGCCGTGGCAGACATTCGCACGTGTCCCCCAGTAG GTACTTTGCGATATGGTAGGATAGAAGCAACCCAAGATTACGCGGACGGTGCATATTTCTGGCCAAACGTTACGtgtcaaaaattattttacaaggAAAACGTTGTCGTCAATTCTGCACTCGACGCAAGATTCGATTCAGACTTCG ATCCACAGTGTGTTGATTATATGGTGGGACCTTACTGTTCCATTAATTGCTTTTATCAATTGGAACAAGATACAGACTGCAGAGGAACAGTAATTTGCGACCAAAATGGTTGCACCTGTCCACCAGGTTTCGTGGGAAAGAATTGCCGTTCTA GTTGTGATGTTGGTCAATATGGTCACGGTTGTAAGCAAACTTGTGGCTGGTGTAAGGGAAACAATTGTAATTTCAAGACAGGACATTGCAAAAGTGGTTGCAACAATTCTAAAAGATACAATATACCACCTTTTTGTAAAATAG GTATTGATGTTCTTCCACCACCTGACATTGATTTTCTCAATGAAACGGTAGTTCGCGCTATCGTTCCAGTGATGGAACAATATAAATTGATACCTACTACTTATCGGTTTATCGTACAG aaagAGGGAGAGACCGATACTCGCTTCATTGGAGATTATACCGAAATTGGTAACGATACGATACAATTGATTGGGTACACAGATGATTTAGAACCTGGTGTTTCTTATCAAATCTCCTGCATATTGTACACTAATGATCCGGTGTCTATACCCGGAAAATGGACAAATTTCACAACTCGTTGCACAT cGACAAACGACTTTCAAGTAAAAACTACAAATACTAGTTTAACGTTAAGAAAGGATCAAAAGGCA GTTCCCAATTCCTGCCCAGACAGATGGTacgatttcatttttcaaaatgttgaAACGCAAGTTCAAATCAATAAAGGGAGTCTATTCAAACTGCCACACGAATTTGGAAACTTGACACCATATACgctttataaaattacaatcaGTAAAGGGAAAGCGGTTCTGTTTTCGCGAGAGATTCAAACTCTCGAAGGAG TGCCATCTCAAGtacgaaatattaaaaagttgCTGTTCCCAAACGGAGATGTAACTCTGAAATGGGATCCTCCGCGCAATTTAAATGGAATGATAACAAAATACGAAGCTGTGTTCCAG ATACAAAGATACATTGGCTGCGAAAATCGACAGGTCCAGCCTCGAAAAAACAATACAATTTCGACTTCAACAGCCTTTACTAGTATCACATTCTCAAATTTAACGCCATATACACATTACGTTGCAAAAATTGCAGCCTGCACATCCTACTGTGGCCTCGAAGAGATCATTGAATTTTCCACCCCACAAACTG AAATCCCAACCGAGAAGTTTACAAACTTGAGAGTCCAGAATTACACGCTAATGTGGGATCCGCCAAAAGATTGTACCACGATTTCTGGACCTATCATTGCTAAAGCGATCGTGAAAGGTGTCAGCAACGCGGTGCTGAACGTCAGCATCGCCAAACAAACGACGAAGCACTTGATCGATTTAAATGACGAACTTTATGGCGCGGAAACGTACGAAGCAAGGATTTACGCCATTAGAGATTACCACGAACAGCACGACGAATCGCTTTACGAGAAACTTGTTTTCACTACTCCGTCAAAAA CCCCGCCTCCTGTAAGGAATCtacaaatatttgaaatagacGCGCTATTTGGGATGATGCATTTGAGATGGCAAGAACCAGAACCACCGATCAATGGAAAGATAGAATACTATGTTGTACGCAGTTGTCACTCGACTTGCACGGTTGTTTCGAAAGTGCAACCAACAGAGCAATGCAGTTTATGGAACAAGTACATTTGCGCGACTGTTGAAATATCCCATCAACGTCAATTCACCAGCTTTGTCACG GTTTCAGCCAAGAACGTAAACGTTTCGACGCTCAGCGTCGCGTCATCCGTGCCGATTAATCGCGATGAAATCCGACCAGACGCACCTAAAATTATCACCGCCAGCGCGCTGGGCAACGGAATCGTGAATTTCACCTGGTCCCATCCGTGGCGATCAGGTGGTCACCTGGTGTCATTTCGGATCATCGTTGAGATAATATCATCCCGTCTTCGCATTAAGATACAGCGATCGCAAATGCTCTCGTCTCACGAGTATTCGATCGATGATTATCGATCTCAGTACTATAAAGAATTGCACTTGTTATCGTCGACCACTTACAAGATCTCCATTTACGCCGTGACGAACACGGGTCTCTTTGGAGCGACGGAGGTTACAGAGGTGCAAACACCTTCGTCCATGGGATTCAAGAAGAATTCAAGCTCGGAGGTGCATCAGACTTCTTCGACGATCTCGTTGCATATTCCTGCCGTCTTAAATGACACGAGGAACAGTTTGACTACCGTGGTTGTACAAGGACCAAGAGCTTGCGAACATTACGAGAAATTGAATCCTTATCTGAGCAAGAAAGTTGGTATCGAATATTACGAGAACGTCTGGCGTATTTACAGGTTTTCC ACAGAAAAATTTGCTGGCAAAACATTCACGATTGATTACGAACCTAACGAAGGCGCCGCGAATTGCCCGTTGAAGCCAGAAGAATCCTACGTAATAGTAATCATTGTGCAAAGCGAAGAAGAATCGCTGGACGATCAGATTATAACGCAAACATCATCGATTCGTATCAGTGACGCATCGAAGCGACACGAAGCGTGGCTAGTTCCAATTACGATAATTCTCCTCGTCAAAGCCGTGCTTTTTTACCTGTATCGAAG gagaaaaagaagaaggtcTCTGCAGAAGGTTATTCTACGAGGAGAAATGGCACTGGCGTACAACAACGACAATCTCGAAGTGAAATCACTTTCTTCGAGCTCGAAGCAACCTTTTACCGCGATGTCCACTCCTTCTGATAAGGAACTGTTATCACGCTCGAACACGCCTCAAGAAGATACCGCGGTATTCGTGAACGATGCTAATCAGAGAGAGGAACGATCGTCTCTGGTAAAGGTGAAGGATTTCGAAGATTACGTGAAACAAGCAATTCAGTCTGGGCTACTTGAAACACAATACAAG ACGCTTCGACGAGGACAAACGAGGCCATGGGACTACGGAAAGTTACCGGAGAACAAATCAAAGAACCGATACGGAGATCTCATAGCGT ACGATGAGAATCGAGTGATATTGAATAAACTTCCCGACGATCCTTTCTCGGATTACATCAACGCTAGTTACATCAAAGGTTACAAGACGGAGAAATGTTACATAGCGACGCAAGGGCCGAAGCCGAACACGGTCATCGACTTCTGGCGGATGATTTGGCAAGAAGAGGTTCTCGTTATTTGCATGCTTGCGAACATCACAGAAGGTGGAAAA GTAAAGTGCGAACAGTATTGGCCGGACATcgggaagaagaagaaatatggTGAAATAATTGTTTTCAACGCTAGACACACCGTATTCGCGGATTTCACGTTTCGTACTTTGCATGTGTCGTGCGGAGACGAAGCTCGTAAG ATCGAGCATTTGCATTACACAACGTGGCCAGACCACGGCGTGCCGTTGTCCACGCATTCGGTGGCAACATATTTGAAGAAGGTATTGGCGACGCCGACTGGAAGTGGACCGATGGTGGTCCATTGCAGCGCAGGTGCAGGAAGAACCGGCACTATCATTTTATGCGACATATGCCTGCGACGGATCGCCGTTGAAGgg GCAATCGACGTGTTTGCTGAAGTCGAATCGATCAGAAGTCAAAGGGCTAACATGGTGGACAATATTCAACAGTATCGTCTAGCTCATTTAACGTTAGTCGAGTGTCTGTTTTCCATTTCAACGTCTCTTCCGTGTGACGAACACCTGCCAGCAAGAATCGTGGAGCTTAAGAAGCAATTAGACGTTCAACGAGAGTGTTTAGAAAAGATGACCTGGCAAGAACAGGCCCTTCGACCATCGACCAGTCGAGTGTCTCTATCGGAACGCAACCTTGCCAAGAACCGATACCCAGAATTATCATCAG CAAATTTCAGCCGAGTGTATTTGAAAAGATATCCAGCCACGGACGAGGACAGTGATTATATAGCCGCTGTCTATGTGGACGGTGTAAGATTGCAAAATCAGCACCTAGCAACGCAACTTCCGTTGCCTGGAACGTTGAGCGATTTCTGGAGAATGGTGGCCGAGTACAAAGTGGAATTAATCGTGCTGTTACAGCCACCAGATCCGAAAGATACG ACTTGCTGTCCGGTGGTTCCAAGCGAGGAATTTAAACCGGTACCATTTATAAACGTTCGATCGAAGGAATTTATCGAATACGAATCGTACACGTCACAGAAATTGGTACTTATCAATAATTTAGAG AAGCCTGTGACGGAACAGCACATAACGATTTTATGCTCTACGGAATGGAGAAGTGGTAGGGATCAAGATCCACCTGCCACGAGGATGCTGGTCACCCTCTGGCAAGCTGCGGAAAAGATTTCGAGAGGAGGAGGACCTACCGCCGTTCTTTGCCA CGACGGTGTAACCGGCTGTGGACTTTACTTGGCCTTAAGCTTTCTTTTGGAGAGAATGGCTGTGGAAAGAGAATGCGACGTTTGCCTGGCAATTCGCGCGATTAGAAGATCGAGGCCCGATTTCGTCAAATCTTtg AAACAGATGGAATATCTTTACGATGCGGCGATAACGTACCTAGAGTACTTCGAAACGTACGCTAATTTCTCTTGA